From a single Lentisphaera profundi genomic region:
- a CDS encoding alpha-amylase family glycosyl hydrolase produces the protein MGDFHQHGTITTLHSLNQRPINELEDELRSFSKKNPMALLLPSLYSELEGPALANIVEELRDVDYLSQIVVGLDCADEDQYRNALQFFNCLPQKPQIMWHDGPRLRAIDALLQSYDLAPPHPGKGRNVWYMFGYILATEKAKAVALHDCDILTYKRDLLARLIYPVVHPNFSYKFCKGFYSRIASEKLNGRACRLLVTPLIRAMKQVCGPNEYLDYLDSFRYALAGEFSMKSDVLEDIRIPADWGLEMGVLSELQRNYSNNQICQVDIADNYDHKHQILSESDRSKGLSKMSADIAKSLFRKMATQGTVFSTGTIRTIKATYYRIALDLIDSYNNDALINGLSYDRHKEGQAVELFAENILHAGQDFLEKAMESPFMPSWKRVTAAVPDIFERLVDAVEKDHRDFSAATMKKPVLSPSTQRLKERISLHLSEIYGSLNTDICTDTLSDKLMDQLNLSTSHLSNTKQDKWSEDDVVLITYGDTIKKSDKSEPPLRTLHRFLHRELNKTINSVHILPFSPFSSDDGFSVIDYDAINPELGTWQEVEAIASEFKLMADLVINHCSSQSKWFKNFLKDKSPGKSYFIVPKASTDLSKVIRPRATPLLSEFKTEKGEKSVWCTFSADQIDLNYANPEVLFEVIRILCDYLKHGIRLFRLDAVAFLWKESGTECVHLHQTHEIIKLIRLVIESIEPSALIITETNVPNRENLSYFGNDNEAHMIYNFSLPPLLINSLLTGDCSHLKTWMMSMPPAKRGRTYLNFIASHDGIGVRPAEGLLHDKELSNMLSTLSSFGGHISMRRMPDGQDKPYEVNISLFDALKNTVDAASSESDQWHIERYICAHTIMLALEGIPAIYIHSLLGTHNNHDLAKQTGRARSINRSQWDINDLNEQLQDPSSHHMTVFNRLKKLIKIRRKQAAFHPNATQYTLHLGSSLFAFWRESLDRHQNVFAIHNISKQVQKIPLVELNLISTETWYDLLSEDVYHDLNTVIELAPYQCAWITNKT, from the coding sequence ATGGGCGATTTTCATCAACACGGTACCATAACAACTCTACACAGTCTCAATCAACGACCGATAAATGAATTAGAAGATGAATTAAGAAGTTTCAGTAAAAAAAACCCGATGGCCTTATTACTACCCTCGCTCTATTCTGAACTTGAAGGCCCCGCGTTGGCCAATATTGTCGAAGAACTTCGAGATGTCGATTATTTAAGCCAAATTGTTGTCGGTCTCGATTGCGCCGATGAAGATCAATACCGCAACGCTCTACAATTTTTTAATTGCCTACCTCAGAAACCTCAAATCATGTGGCATGATGGTCCGCGTTTACGCGCAATAGATGCCTTACTCCAATCCTATGATTTAGCTCCTCCACACCCAGGAAAAGGACGTAATGTCTGGTATATGTTTGGCTACATTTTAGCTACGGAAAAAGCTAAAGCAGTCGCTCTTCACGATTGTGATATCCTTACGTACAAGCGCGACTTATTAGCGCGCCTCATTTATCCAGTTGTGCACCCCAACTTCAGTTATAAATTTTGTAAAGGTTTTTACTCACGCATTGCGAGTGAAAAACTCAATGGCCGCGCATGTAGACTCCTTGTCACTCCGTTGATCCGTGCGATGAAACAAGTTTGTGGTCCCAATGAATACCTCGATTATCTTGATAGCTTCCGCTATGCCTTGGCAGGTGAATTCTCTATGAAAAGTGATGTCTTAGAAGACATCAGAATACCCGCGGATTGGGGGCTCGAAATGGGAGTTTTATCAGAACTTCAACGCAATTACTCTAACAACCAAATTTGCCAAGTTGATATCGCCGATAATTATGATCATAAACATCAAATTCTCTCGGAAAGCGATCGCTCCAAAGGACTGTCTAAAATGAGTGCGGACATTGCCAAATCACTCTTTAGAAAAATGGCCACACAAGGCACGGTCTTCTCAACGGGAACTATACGTACCATCAAGGCAACTTACTACCGCATTGCCCTTGACCTCATTGATAGCTATAATAATGATGCGCTCATCAATGGTCTATCTTATGACCGCCACAAAGAAGGCCAAGCGGTTGAACTCTTTGCCGAAAACATTCTCCACGCTGGCCAAGATTTCTTAGAAAAAGCTATGGAAAGTCCCTTTATGCCTAGCTGGAAACGGGTCACGGCGGCGGTACCAGATATTTTTGAAAGACTTGTCGATGCCGTTGAAAAAGATCATCGCGATTTTTCAGCCGCCACAATGAAGAAACCTGTACTTTCTCCTTCTACACAGCGTCTAAAAGAGCGCATATCACTTCACTTAAGTGAAATATATGGATCATTAAACACAGATATCTGTACCGACACTTTGAGCGATAAGCTTATGGATCAATTAAATCTCTCTACAAGTCATTTATCCAATACAAAACAGGATAAGTGGTCTGAAGATGATGTGGTCCTGATCACTTATGGTGACACTATCAAAAAGTCGGATAAAAGTGAACCTCCACTACGCACCCTTCACCGCTTCCTTCATCGTGAATTAAACAAAACCATCAATTCCGTTCATATTTTACCCTTTTCACCTTTTAGTTCCGATGACGGCTTTTCGGTAATTGATTACGATGCAATCAACCCTGAACTTGGAACTTGGCAAGAAGTCGAAGCTATTGCTAGCGAGTTCAAGCTAATGGCTGACTTAGTCATCAATCACTGCTCAAGTCAATCAAAGTGGTTTAAGAATTTTCTTAAAGACAAATCACCTGGAAAATCCTACTTTATTGTTCCCAAGGCTTCGACTGATCTGAGTAAAGTCATAAGACCTCGCGCTACTCCTTTGTTAAGCGAATTTAAAACTGAAAAAGGAGAGAAATCTGTTTGGTGTACCTTTAGTGCTGACCAAATCGATCTCAATTATGCTAATCCAGAAGTGCTCTTTGAAGTCATTCGTATTCTATGTGATTATCTTAAACATGGAATCAGACTTTTCCGCCTCGATGCGGTTGCCTTCCTGTGGAAAGAAAGTGGCACGGAGTGTGTTCATTTACATCAAACACATGAGATTATAAAACTCATCCGTTTAGTGATCGAAAGTATAGAACCGTCGGCGCTCATCATTACAGAAACCAATGTTCCAAATCGTGAAAACCTGAGTTATTTTGGCAATGATAATGAAGCTCACATGATCTATAATTTTTCTTTACCTCCCTTGCTGATTAATAGCTTACTTACTGGTGACTGTTCACATCTTAAAACATGGATGATGTCTATGCCTCCTGCAAAACGAGGTCGTACTTACCTCAACTTCATTGCTTCTCATGATGGTATAGGCGTGCGTCCAGCAGAAGGTTTATTACACGACAAAGAGTTAAGTAACATGCTTTCTACTCTCAGTAGTTTTGGAGGTCATATTTCTATGCGACGAATGCCTGATGGCCAAGATAAACCTTATGAAGTTAATATCTCATTATTCGATGCACTTAAAAATACGGTTGATGCGGCTTCTTCTGAATCCGATCAATGGCATATTGAACGCTATATCTGCGCCCATACAATCATGCTAGCCCTTGAAGGTATTCCTGCCATATATATACACAGTTTACTTGGAACGCATAATAATCACGACCTCGCTAAACAAACGGGACGTGCACGCTCTATTAATCGTAGTCAATGGGATATTAATGATCTTAATGAACAACTCCAAGACCCCTCTAGCCACCACATGACGGTTTTTAATAGACTTAAAAAACTGATCAAAATTCGTCGCAAACAAGCTGCTTTTCACCCAAATGCGACACAGTACACCTTACATTTAGGGTCTTCGCTATTTGCCTTCTGGAGAGAGAGCCTCGATCGTCACCAAAATGTCTTTGCTATTCACAATATTAGTAAGCAGGTTCAAAAGATCCCCTTAGTAGAACTCAACCTAATTAGCACAGAAACTTGGTATGATTTATTAAGTGAGGATGTTTACCACGATTTAAATACTGTGATTGAATTAGCACCCTACCAATGTGCATGGATCACAAATAAAACCTAA